One genomic segment of Microcella indica includes these proteins:
- a CDS encoding cold-shock protein, with protein MTKGTVKWFNAEKGFGFITLEGGEQDVFVHYSAIDMPGYKVLEEGQAVSFEVGTGSKGPQAEGVTVL; from the coding sequence ATGACCAAGGGAACCGTCAAGTGGTTCAACGCCGAGAAGGGCTTCGGCTTCATCACTCTCGAGGGAGGGGAGCAGGACGTCTTCGTCCACTACTCGGCCATCGACATGCCCGGCTACAAGGTTCTCGAAGAGGGTCAGGCGGTGAGCTTCGAGGTGGGCACCGGCTCGAAGGGCCCTCAGGCCGAAGGCGTCACCGTCCTCTGA
- a CDS encoding DUF3048 domain-containing protein, protein MRMRARSRWSAAVGVLAALALASGCAAERELPVPTATPEYVPVFEEPEPYTLAPLTGEQVAPGSLDHPSIAAKIDNNINARPQIGLGRADIVYEILVEGGATRHIAVWHSDIPDEIGPIRSVRPVDPDVVSPLGGVFAYSGGQYRFVVAMQNAPVYNAIHGQADTAETIFRGTNAPAPHNVIVRAPQIVAQQGRLDPPPQLFAFAESVAAATATKEGSPTARIGLQFSVGNTPAWEWNAESERWVRFMHGGAVDRDASGDQLAAVNVVTLRVPVQVIQSIPTVGLRGSGDAWVSTGGGTVRAQWSKSGLTDTIRLLDEHGVAVRLAPGNTWVELVPLAGDVTFRAP, encoded by the coding sequence ATGAGGATGCGCGCACGCAGTCGCTGGTCGGCAGCGGTCGGCGTGCTCGCGGCCCTCGCCCTGGCCAGCGGGTGCGCCGCTGAGCGCGAGTTGCCGGTGCCGACGGCGACGCCCGAGTACGTGCCGGTGTTCGAGGAGCCCGAACCGTACACGCTCGCCCCGCTAACGGGAGAGCAGGTGGCGCCCGGCTCGCTCGACCACCCCTCGATCGCAGCGAAGATCGACAACAACATCAACGCCCGCCCCCAGATCGGCCTCGGGCGGGCCGACATCGTCTACGAGATCCTCGTGGAGGGCGGCGCCACGCGCCACATCGCCGTGTGGCACTCCGACATTCCCGACGAGATCGGCCCGATCCGCTCCGTACGACCGGTCGACCCCGACGTCGTGTCGCCGTTGGGCGGCGTCTTCGCGTACTCGGGCGGTCAGTACCGGTTCGTCGTCGCGATGCAGAACGCTCCCGTGTACAACGCGATCCACGGGCAGGCAGACACCGCGGAGACCATCTTCCGCGGCACCAACGCCCCGGCCCCGCACAACGTCATCGTGCGCGCGCCGCAGATCGTGGCGCAGCAGGGCAGGCTCGACCCGCCTCCGCAGCTGTTCGCCTTCGCGGAGAGCGTCGCCGCGGCGACCGCCACGAAGGAGGGCTCGCCCACGGCCCGCATCGGGCTGCAGTTCTCCGTCGGCAACACGCCCGCGTGGGAGTGGAACGCCGAGAGCGAGCGCTGGGTGCGCTTCATGCACGGCGGCGCCGTCGATCGGGATGCCTCGGGCGACCAGCTCGCCGCCGTCAACGTCGTGACGCTCCGGGTGCCCGTGCAGGTCATCCAGAGCATTCCGACGGTCGGTCTGCGGGGCTCGGGCGACGCGTGGGTCTCCACGGGCGGGGGCACCGTGCGCGCCCAGTGGTCGAAGAGCGGCCTCACCGACACCATCCGTCTGCTCGACGAGCACGGAGTCGCCGTGCGCCTCGCGCCCGGCAATACGTGGGTCGAGCTCGTCCCCCTCGCGGGCGACGTGACCTTCCGCGCCCCCTAG
- the groL gene encoding chaperonin GroEL (60 kDa chaperone family; promotes refolding of misfolded polypeptides especially under stressful conditions; forms two stacked rings of heptamers to form a barrel-shaped 14mer; ends can be capped by GroES; misfolded proteins enter the barrel where they are refolded when GroES binds) — protein sequence MAKLIAFDEEARRGLERGLNILADAVRVTLGPRGRNVVLEKKWGAPTITNDGVSIAKEIELEDPFEKIGAELVKEVAKKTDDVAGDGTTTSVVLAQALVREGLRNVAAGADPISLKRGIEKATQAVSAQLLKNAKEVETKEEIAATASISAADPEIGALIAEAIDKVGKEGVVTVEESNTFGTELELTEGMRFDKGYLSAYFVTDPERQEAVFEDPYVLIVNGKISAIKDLLPVVDKVIQSGKQLLIIAEDVEGEALATLVVNKIRGIFKSVAVKAPGFGDRRKAMLQDIAILTGGQVISEEVGLKLENATLDLLGRARKVVITKDETTIVEGAGEADAIAGRVKQIRAEIENTDSDYDREKLQERLAKLAGGVAVIKAGAATEVELKERKHRIEDAVRNAKAAVEEGIVAGGGVALIQAGKMAFESKELTDLVGDEATGANIVRLAVDSPLKQIALNAGMEAGVVAEKVRNLPIGHGLNAATGEYGDMLAAGIADPVKVTRSALLNAASIAGLFLTTEAVVADKPEKNPQPMGDPSGGMDF from the coding sequence ATGGCTAAATTGATTGCTTTTGACGAAGAGGCCCGCCGCGGCCTCGAGCGCGGCCTGAACATCCTGGCCGACGCAGTGCGCGTCACCCTCGGCCCGCGCGGCCGCAACGTCGTGCTGGAGAAGAAGTGGGGCGCCCCCACGATCACCAACGACGGCGTCTCCATCGCCAAGGAGATCGAGCTGGAGGACCCGTTCGAGAAGATCGGTGCCGAGCTGGTCAAGGAGGTCGCGAAGAAGACCGATGACGTCGCCGGCGACGGTACGACGACCTCGGTCGTGCTCGCCCAGGCGCTCGTGCGCGAGGGCCTGCGCAACGTCGCGGCCGGCGCCGACCCCATCAGCCTCAAGCGCGGCATCGAGAAGGCCACGCAGGCCGTCTCGGCCCAGCTGCTGAAGAACGCCAAGGAGGTCGAGACCAAGGAGGAGATCGCCGCCACCGCGAGCATCTCCGCCGCCGACCCCGAGATCGGCGCGCTCATCGCCGAGGCCATCGACAAGGTGGGCAAGGAGGGCGTCGTCACGGTCGAGGAGTCGAACACCTTCGGCACCGAGCTCGAGCTCACCGAGGGTATGCGCTTCGACAAGGGCTACCTCTCGGCGTACTTCGTCACCGACCCCGAGCGCCAGGAAGCGGTCTTCGAAGACCCCTACGTGCTCATCGTCAACGGCAAGATCTCGGCGATCAAGGACCTGCTCCCCGTCGTGGACAAGGTGATCCAGAGCGGCAAGCAGCTGCTCATCATCGCCGAGGACGTCGAGGGCGAGGCCCTTGCGACGCTCGTGGTCAACAAGATCCGCGGCATCTTCAAGTCGGTCGCCGTCAAGGCTCCCGGCTTCGGCGACCGCCGCAAGGCCATGCTGCAGGACATCGCGATCCTCACCGGCGGTCAGGTCATCAGCGAGGAGGTCGGTCTCAAGCTCGAGAACGCCACCCTCGACCTGCTGGGCCGCGCGCGCAAGGTCGTCATCACGAAGGACGAGACGACGATCGTGGAGGGCGCCGGCGAGGCCGACGCCATCGCGGGCCGCGTCAAGCAGATCCGCGCCGAGATCGAGAACACCGACAGCGACTACGACCGCGAGAAGCTCCAGGAGCGCCTCGCGAAGCTCGCCGGCGGCGTCGCCGTCATCAAGGCGGGTGCCGCGACCGAGGTGGAGCTCAAGGAGCGCAAGCACCGCATCGAGGATGCCGTGCGCAACGCCAAGGCCGCCGTCGAGGAGGGCATCGTCGCCGGTGGTGGCGTCGCCCTCATCCAGGCGGGCAAGATGGCCTTCGAGTCGAAGGAGCTCACCGACCTCGTCGGTGACGAGGCGACGGGTGCGAACATCGTCCGCCTCGCCGTCGACTCGCCGCTCAAGCAGATCGCGCTCAACGCCGGCATGGAGGCGGGTGTCGTTGCCGAGAAGGTGCGCAACCTTCCCATCGGGCACGGCCTCAACGCCGCGACCGGCGAGTACGGCGACATGCTCGCCGCCGGCATCGCCGACCCGGTGAAGGTGACGCGCTCGGCGCTGCTCAACGCCGCGTCGATCGCCGGGCTGTTCCTCACGACGGAGGCCGTCGTGGCAGACAAGCCGGAGAAGAACCCGCAGCCGATGGGCGACCCTTCGGGGGGCATGGACTTCTAG
- a CDS encoding heme oxygenase (biliverdin-producing) — protein sequence MTAPEPDVIPFSRLVRERTARGHSSSESATFMSDLMAGAGSREDYVALVEQHYVIYEALESVQPAMRENPDVAPFLSPALTRLPALENDLAFLHGGDWRARIAPLEITRRYAARILEVAATWPAGYVAHHYTRYLGDLSGGQYIAKVMARRFGFETNGIGFYLFDQIADPGAFKDTYRHQLDTVAWNDDERERVIDEVMVAYDFNTQLFVGLAEARDAA from the coding sequence GTGACCGCACCCGAGCCTGACGTCATCCCCTTCTCGCGCCTCGTGCGTGAGCGCACCGCTCGTGGGCACAGCAGCAGTGAGAGCGCCACGTTCATGAGCGACCTCATGGCGGGGGCGGGCTCCCGGGAGGACTACGTCGCCCTCGTCGAGCAGCACTACGTCATCTACGAGGCCCTGGAGAGCGTGCAGCCGGCGATGCGCGAGAACCCCGACGTCGCACCCTTCCTCTCCCCCGCACTCACGCGCCTGCCCGCGCTCGAGAACGACCTGGCGTTCCTTCACGGCGGCGACTGGCGCGCGCGCATCGCGCCGCTCGAGATCACGCGCCGATACGCGGCGCGCATCCTCGAGGTCGCCGCCACCTGGCCCGCGGGCTATGTCGCCCACCACTACACGCGCTACCTCGGCGACCTCTCCGGCGGCCAGTACATCGCAAAGGTCATGGCGCGGCGCTTCGGATTCGAGACCAACGGCATCGGCTTCTACCTCTTCGACCAGATTGCCGACCCGGGCGCCTTCAAGGACACCTACCGGCATCAGCTCGATACCGTCGCGTGGAACGACGACGAGCGCGAGCGCGTGATCGACGAGGTCATGGTCGCGTACGACTTCAACACCCAGCTCTTCGTCGGTCTCGCCGAGGCGCGCGACGCCGCCTGA
- a CDS encoding DUF2470 domain-containing protein: MTSFDPAIVAGVLTHMNGDHADDNLLIARAFGDRAAVRARMVGVDGEAGEWVYETDASQGAEHPLRVEWTAPISARPQIRREIVVLYDRACAALGIEPRAHD; the protein is encoded by the coding sequence GTGACCAGTTTCGACCCCGCCATCGTCGCGGGCGTGCTCACCCACATGAACGGGGATCACGCCGACGACAACCTGCTCATCGCCCGAGCGTTCGGTGATCGCGCTGCCGTGCGTGCGCGCATGGTCGGCGTCGACGGCGAGGCGGGAGAGTGGGTGTACGAGACAGACGCGAGCCAGGGGGCGGAGCACCCTCTGCGGGTGGAGTGGACGGCACCCATCAGCGCTCGGCCGCAGATTCGACGGGAGATCGTCGTGCTCTACGATCGCGCGTGCGCGGCGCTCGGGATCGAGCCTCGTGCCCACGACTAG
- a CDS encoding WXG100 family type VII secretion target: protein MTRYQVDSDAVISATGAARGSIGRIQAEVAALQNQLVSLQGSWTGSAASAFQSLVADWSATQQRVEQSLGALTEALAHAGQHYAEIEHQNARLFLR from the coding sequence ATGACGCGATATCAGGTGGACAGCGATGCGGTGATCTCGGCAACGGGCGCAGCCCGCGGGTCGATCGGGCGCATCCAGGCAGAGGTCGCCGCGCTGCAGAACCAGCTCGTGTCGCTGCAGGGATCGTGGACGGGCTCCGCCGCGAGCGCCTTCCAATCGCTCGTCGCTGACTGGAGCGCGACGCAGCAGCGGGTCGAGCAGTCACTCGGCGCCCTGACCGAGGCGCTCGCGCACGCGGGGCAGCACTACGCCGAGATAGAGCATCAGAACGCCCGGCTCTTCCTGCGCTGA
- a CDS encoding sensor histidine kinase, whose product MHEQLTQWWEGISLRSKITGVTVLVVTVGLLVVGMGTLTVLQRTLVDEVDRQLLQVAEEQVPQSPATFSLEDFASFDELTPSVFSSQFYFGAVAGDGVIIDDNVGSASRDRAPDVSRLTAEYLERVEGGITVASQDRTTQWRVATFPLAVVDSESETTHAATLVIGADLADTNGVIGSFASIFLGFGLVVVILSAALTRLLVTSTFRPLRDVEATAARFAGGDFSQRLGGATPNTEVGRLNRSLNTMLSRIDRAFADRAATISQMRRFVGDASHELRTPLVSVRGYAELYRMGALQKPEDVAQAMERIEKEAVRMGALVADLLELARLDESRPLELAPVDLADLARDAALDAMAGAPDREVTVVLDEYAPEGEAIEKDAPADAPEAASRTAHADPAESPSAPAPTGAIALAGSALARLRRRRGRSVVTEPEAPEASSPPAPAVVLGEENKLRQVITNLIGNAVRFTPEGSPLEIAVGADPLLGLGTIAVVDHGEGIPPQLKEKIFQRFFRADSSRARDTGGSGLGLAIAASIVDHHHGRIDVVDTPGGGATFRVTLPLLPKSDETPAGEQGADAASGS is encoded by the coding sequence ATGCATGAGCAGCTGACGCAGTGGTGGGAGGGCATCTCCCTACGCTCCAAGATCACCGGCGTGACCGTCCTCGTCGTCACCGTAGGTCTGCTCGTCGTCGGCATGGGCACCCTCACGGTGCTGCAGCGCACGCTCGTCGACGAAGTCGACCGGCAGCTGCTGCAGGTCGCCGAAGAGCAGGTGCCGCAGTCGCCCGCGACCTTCAGCCTCGAAGACTTCGCCTCCTTCGACGAGCTGACTCCGTCTGTCTTCTCCAGCCAGTTCTACTTCGGCGCCGTCGCCGGGGACGGCGTCATCATCGACGACAACGTGGGCTCCGCGAGCCGGGATCGCGCACCCGACGTCTCGCGACTGACCGCCGAGTACCTCGAGCGCGTCGAGGGCGGCATCACCGTCGCGAGCCAGGACCGCACGACCCAGTGGCGCGTGGCGACCTTCCCTCTCGCCGTCGTCGACAGCGAGTCGGAGACGACGCACGCCGCGACCCTCGTGATCGGCGCCGACCTGGCCGACACGAACGGCGTGATCGGGTCGTTCGCCTCGATCTTCCTGGGCTTCGGTCTCGTCGTCGTCATCCTCAGCGCTGCCCTGACGCGCCTGCTCGTGACCTCCACGTTCCGACCGTTGCGCGACGTGGAGGCGACGGCCGCGCGGTTTGCGGGAGGCGACTTCAGCCAGCGACTGGGCGGAGCGACCCCCAACACCGAGGTCGGCCGACTCAACCGCTCTCTCAACACGATGCTCTCGCGCATCGACCGGGCGTTCGCCGACCGCGCCGCGACGATCAGCCAGATGCGACGCTTCGTCGGCGACGCCAGCCACGAGTTGCGCACTCCGCTTGTCTCGGTGCGGGGCTACGCCGAGCTGTACCGCATGGGAGCCCTGCAGAAGCCCGAGGATGTCGCTCAGGCGATGGAGCGCATCGAGAAGGAGGCCGTGCGCATGGGCGCCCTCGTGGCCGACCTGCTCGAGCTCGCGCGGCTCGACGAGTCGCGCCCTCTCGAGCTGGCGCCCGTCGACCTGGCCGACCTCGCTCGCGATGCGGCCCTCGACGCCATGGCGGGCGCACCGGACCGCGAGGTGACGGTCGTCCTCGACGAGTACGCACCCGAGGGCGAGGCGATCGAGAAGGATGCCCCGGCCGACGCCCCCGAGGCTGCGAGCCGCACCGCTCACGCCGACCCCGCCGAGTCGCCGAGCGCCCCAGCCCCAACCGGCGCGATCGCGCTGGCCGGCTCGGCTCTCGCGCGACTGCGTCGCCGCCGAGGCCGCTCGGTGGTGACCGAGCCCGAGGCCCCCGAGGCCTCCTCACCTCCCGCGCCCGCCGTGGTGCTCGGCGAGGAGAACAAGTTGCGCCAAGTGATCACCAACCTCATCGGCAACGCGGTGCGGTTCACGCCCGAGGGGTCTCCGCTCGAGATCGCGGTAGGGGCGGACCCTCTCTTGGGACTCGGCACGATCGCGGTCGTCGACCATGGCGAGGGCATCCCGCCGCAGTTGAAGGAGAAGATCTTCCAGCGCTTCTTCCGCGCCGACTCCTCGCGGGCCCGAGACACAGGCGGCTCTGGTCTCGGTCTCGCGATCGCTGCCTCCATCGTCGATCACCACCATGGCCGCATCGACGTTGTCGACACCCCGGGCGGCGGCGCGACCTTCCGAGTCACCCTGCCGCTCCTCCCCAAGAGCGACGAGACACCCGCAGGTGAGCAGGGGGCCGACGCGGCATCCGGCTCCTGA
- a CDS encoding response regulator transcription factor — translation MPDGPKILIVDDEPNIRDLLTTSLRFAGFAVRAVSNGAQAISAVLEEEPDLIILDVMLPDINGFGVTKRLRSSGYTSPILFLTAKDDTDDKIMGLTVGGDDYVTKPFSLDEIVARIKAILRRTMQEEDDAVIRTGELIMDQDTHEVTVGDAVIELSPTEFKLLRYLMLNPNRVLSKAQILDHVWEYDFNGDAGIVESYISYLRRKLDQHTDEPLIQTKRGFGYMLKAAKV, via the coding sequence ATGCCTGACGGACCCAAGATTCTCATCGTCGATGACGAGCCGAACATCCGCGACCTCCTGACGACGAGCCTGCGGTTCGCCGGCTTCGCCGTGCGCGCCGTGAGCAACGGGGCGCAGGCGATCTCCGCCGTGCTCGAAGAGGAGCCCGACCTCATCATCCTCGACGTGATGCTGCCCGACATCAACGGGTTCGGCGTCACCAAGCGCCTGCGGTCGAGCGGCTACACAAGCCCCATCCTCTTCCTCACCGCGAAGGACGACACCGACGACAAGATCATGGGTCTGACGGTCGGCGGCGACGACTACGTCACCAAGCCGTTCAGCCTCGACGAGATCGTCGCACGCATCAAGGCGATCCTGCGCCGCACCATGCAGGAGGAGGACGACGCCGTCATCCGCACGGGCGAGCTCATCATGGACCAGGACACGCACGAGGTCACGGTCGGCGACGCCGTCATCGAGTTGAGCCCCACCGAGTTCAAGCTCTTGCGCTACCTCATGCTCAACCCCAACCGTGTGCTCTCGAAGGCGCAGATTCTCGACCACGTGTGGGAGTACGACTTCAACGGCGACGCTGGCATCGTCGAGAGCTACATCTCGTACCTGCGCCGCAAGCTCGACCAGCACACCGATGAGCCGCTCATCCAGACCAAGCGGGGGTTCGGCTACATGCTCAAGGCGGCCAAGGTCTAG
- a CDS encoding alpha/beta fold hydrolase encodes MNIVLIPGFWLDGASWSGVTPPLARAGHTVHTPTMPGKRQGDRALSGIGLHDHVDAVLEIVDAVASPVVLVGHSGGGSIAWAAADARPADIARVIFVDALPFPDGSAINDELPVEGDRIPLPEWGFFEAEDLVDLDDTLRERFRTIALPEPAAVATDPQTLHDEARFAVPVTVIACEFPEAMLRDAISAGAPWTSELAQLEQLEIIELPTGHWPQFTKPAELAQSILAAVDRG; translated from the coding sequence ATGAACATTGTGCTCATCCCCGGCTTCTGGCTCGACGGCGCTTCGTGGTCGGGCGTGACACCTCCTCTCGCGAGGGCCGGCCACACCGTCCACACTCCCACCATGCCCGGCAAGCGGCAGGGTGACCGAGCTCTGTCGGGCATCGGGCTCCACGATCACGTCGATGCCGTGCTGGAGATCGTGGACGCGGTCGCGTCCCCCGTCGTGCTCGTCGGGCACTCTGGCGGGGGCAGCATCGCCTGGGCGGCGGCTGATGCGCGCCCGGCGGATATCGCGAGGGTCATCTTCGTCGACGCTCTGCCGTTCCCCGACGGCAGCGCCATCAACGACGAGCTCCCCGTCGAGGGCGACCGCATTCCGCTCCCCGAGTGGGGCTTCTTCGAGGCGGAGGACCTCGTCGATCTCGATGACACCCTGCGCGAGCGATTCCGCACGATCGCGCTTCCGGAACCTGCCGCGGTCGCCACCGATCCTCAGACGCTCCACGACGAGGCACGATTCGCGGTTCCGGTGACGGTCATCGCGTGCGAGTTCCCCGAGGCGATGCTGCGTGATGCGATCTCGGCCGGCGCGCCCTGGACGAGCGAGCTGGCTCAGCTCGAGCAGCTGGAGATCATCGAGCTGCCCACCGGCCACTGGCCGCAGTTCACGAAGCCCGCCGAGCTGGCGCAGAGCATCCTCGCCGCCGTCGATCGCGGCTGA